The Pelmatolapia mariae isolate MD_Pm_ZW linkage group LG9, Pm_UMD_F_2, whole genome shotgun sequence genome has a segment encoding these proteins:
- the chst2b gene encoding carbohydrate sulfotransferase 2: MVQMRGKQYHQPLKLTAPWEKDAGFGRKLKTYRNHTKIIAQPGIVMKVLRRKRIVLFMAYLLLLVLTMLNLANYKWTKEPQQCNHQMRSTTYQSRSDIRFLYRPSLAKKRQLIYVLTTWRSGSSFFGELFNQNPEVFFLYEPMWHIWQKLYPGDAVSLQGAARDMLSSLYRCDLSVFQLYNSPGGKNFTSLGLFGATLNKVVCSYPLCSAYRKEVVGMVDDKVCKKCPPQSLRLLEEECLKYSTIVIKGVRILDVNVLAPLMEDPSLDLKVIHLVRDPRAVANSRIKSRHGLIRENLQVVRSRDPKLRRIPFVDPGHKANKKDGSDYHSIGAMEVICDRTSRTLRTALNPPSWLKGKYMAVRYEDLVENPVKTLRSVYRFANLTTNHDIEMFALNMTSGSSSSSKPFIVSSRNATQAASAWRTVLSIQQIKQVEDYCHHSMSVLGYERVRTAGEAKDLSKSLLTHSRL, translated from the coding sequence ATGGTACAGATGAGAGGCAAACAATATCATCAACCACTGAAGTTGACAGCGCCTTGGGAGAAGGATGCAGGCTTTGGAAGGAAGCTTAAAACATACAGGAATCATACCAAGATAATAGCACAGCCTGGGATCGTGATGAAAGTGCTACGCAGGAAGAGGATTGTGTTGTTTATGGCCTATTTGTTACTGCTCGTGCTCACTATGCTTAACTTGGCTAATTATAAATGGACTAAGGAACCGCAGCAGTGTAATCATCAGATGAGGAGCACCACTTATCAGAGCAGATCTGACATTCGCTTCCTGTACAGGCCCTCGCTGGCTAAGAAGAGGCAGCTTATCTATGTGCTGACCACCTGGAGGTCAGGCTCTTCCTTTTTTGGGGAGCTGTTTAATCAAAATCCAGAAGTGTTCTTCTTGTATGAGCCAATGTGGCACATCTGGCAGAAACTGTACCCCGGTGATGCCGTGTCATTGCAGGGGGCGGCCAGGGACATGCTTAGCTCCTTATACCGCTGTGATCTGTCTGTTTTCCAACTTTACAACAGCCCGGGAGGTAAGAATTTCACCTCCCTCGGACTGTTTGGGGCCACCCTCAATAAAGTGGTGTGCTCATATCCCCTCTGCTCAGCCTACAGGAAGGAGGTGGTGGGGATGGTGGATGATAAGGTGTGTAAAAAGTGTCCCCCTCAAAGCCTTAGACTGTTGGAGGAAGAGTGCCTGAAATATAGCACCATAGTCATTAAAGGGGTTCGCATATTGGATGTAAATGTGCTGGCCCCGCTCATGGAGGATCCATCCTTGGATTTGAAGGTGATACACTTGGTCAGAGACCCACGGGCTGTAGCCAACTCCAGGATCAAATCCAGACACGGCCTGATACGGGAGAATTTACAGGTGGTCCGCAGCAGAGACCCCAAACTTCGGCGGATACCTTTCGTGGACCCTGGGCACAAAGCTAACAAGAAGGATGGCTCAGACTACCACTCCATTGGAGCCATGGAGGTGATCTGCGACCGTACCTCCAGGACTTTGAGGACTGCCTTAAACCCACCCAGCTGGCTGAAGGGGAAGTACATGGCCGTACGTTACGAAGACCTGGTCGAAAACCCAGTTAAGACCCTGAGGAGCGTCTACCGCTTTGCCAACCTCACTACCAACCATGACATTGAGATGTTTGCTTTGAACATGACCAGTGGCTCCAGTTCCTCATCTAAGCCATTTATAGTCTCCTCCAGGAATGCCACACAAGCTGCAAGTGCATGGAGAACAGTGCTCAGCATCCAACAGATCAAACAAGTGGAAGACTACTGCCACCACTCCATGTCAGTTCTAGGTTACGAGAGAGTGAGAACAGCCGGGGAGGCCAAGGACTTAAGCAAATCACTACTGACACACTCCAGACTGTGA